The Thermoanaerobacterium thermosaccharolyticum DSM 571 region GCTAGACACGCAAAAATTCTTGAGATAATAAGCAAAAATGAAATTGAAACTCAGGAAGAATTAGCTGATGCCCTTCAAAAAGAAGGGATAAAAGTAACTCAAGCGACAGTATCCCGTGATATAAAAGAATTAAGGCTAATAAAAGTATTGAGCGCTGATGGTAAAAAATATAAGTATGCATCTATGAAAAATCCAGATAATAAAGTTACTGACAAATTAGTTGCACTTTTGTCTGGAATTGTAAGCATAGATTATGCCGGGAACACAATAGTCATTAAAACACTTTCAGGTACGGCACCTGCGGCTGCGGAAGCATT contains the following coding sequences:
- a CDS encoding arginine repressor, producing MMKLARHAKILEIISKNEIETQEELADALQKEGIKVTQATVSRDIKELRLIKVLSADGKKYKYASMKNPDNKVTDKLVALLSGIVSIDYAGNTIVIKTLSGTAPAAAEALDTLNWNEVVGTLAGDNTIFMLVRSEDSIKEIIDRINELIK